From a single Fusobacterium ulcerans ATCC 49185 genomic region:
- the tgt gene encoding tRNA guanosine(34) transglycosylase Tgt yields MTIKLPVTYELVKKQGKARAGKITTPHGEIETPVFMPVGTQATVKTMTPEELETIGAEIILGNTYHLYLRPSDELIAKFGGLHKFMNWNKPILTDSGGFQVFSLGALRKITEEGVKFSSHIDGSKHFLSPEKSIDIQNNLGSDIVMLFDECPPGLSTREYIIPSIERTTRWAKRCIEAHKRPDEQGLFAIVQGGVYEDLRDKSLNELMEMDESFSGYAIGGLAVGEPREDMYRILHHIVEKCPEEKPRYLMGVGEPLDMLEAVEAGIDMMDCVQPSRIGRHGTVFTKYGRLVIKNASYAEDDRPLDEGCDCYVCRNYTRGYIRHLFKAEEILGQRLATYHNLYFLLKLMKNAREAIIADKFGEYKNNFVRNYTMGKESEWIKAKKISEK; encoded by the coding sequence ATGACAATTAAATTACCTGTTACATATGAACTGGTAAAAAAACAGGGAAAAGCCAGAGCAGGAAAGATAACAACTCCTCATGGAGAGATAGAAACACCTGTATTTATGCCTGTAGGAACACAGGCAACTGTAAAAACTATGACACCTGAAGAATTAGAAACTATTGGAGCTGAAATAATACTTGGAAATACATATCATCTTTATTTAAGACCAAGTGATGAATTAATAGCAAAGTTTGGTGGACTTCATAAATTCATGAATTGGAATAAGCCTATACTCACAGATAGTGGCGGATTTCAGGTATTTAGTCTTGGAGCTTTGAGAAAAATTACAGAAGAGGGAGTAAAGTTTAGTTCACATATTGATGGATCAAAACATTTCCTTTCTCCAGAAAAATCAATAGATATCCAGAATAATCTTGGATCAGATATAGTTATGCTTTTTGATGAGTGTCCTCCAGGTTTATCTACAAGAGAATACATAATTCCATCTATTGAAAGAACTACTAGGTGGGCAAAAAGATGTATAGAGGCTCATAAGAGACCTGATGAACAAGGACTGTTTGCAATTGTTCAAGGAGGAGTATATGAGGACCTTAGAGATAAAAGTTTAAATGAACTGATGGAGATGGATGAAAGCTTTTCTGGATATGCAATAGGAGGATTGGCTGTAGGAGAGCCTAGAGAGGATATGTATAGAATACTTCATCATATAGTAGAAAAATGTCCAGAGGAAAAACCTAGGTACTTAATGGGGGTAGGAGAGCCTCTTGATATGTTGGAAGCTGTTGAAGCTGGAATAGATATGATGGATTGTGTACAGCCTAGCAGAATAGGAAGACATGGAACTGTATTTACAAAATATGGAAGACTTGTTATAAAAAATGCTTCTTATGCTGAAGATGACAGACCGCTTGATGAAGGATGTGACTGTTATGTATGCAGAAACTATACAAGAGGATATATAAGACATTTGTTTAAGGCAGAAGAAATATTGGGACAAAGACTTGCTACTTACCATAATCTATATTTTCTTTTAAAATTAATGAAGAATGCTAGGGAAGCTATAATAGCAGATAAATTTGGAGAATATAAAAATAATTTTGTAAGAAATTATACTATGGGAAAAGAGTCAGAATGGATTAAAGCAAAAAAAATATCTGAAAAATAA
- a CDS encoding autotransporter-associated N-terminal domain-containing protein, with amino-acid sequence MRKNDIEKSLKRFLKRKVSYSLSLLIAFMITGGISFSAGITAEEIQETKSDLLTKIQTEREEIKRKIAENERLIKEYNSDFVKLVRKGDFYSKPLFNSTQVFLSYQYLDNGKMKDRTDKEFAETIDAINKHYGTKSGRSLLRSTGNIGKDKIMSGNGVAVDTESFSETINLGANIKPLNPELPIIEPNINVSASTPTVSLGTLPGTVIPGVVAIPTVTTPTLVLPGTPATVSVNVSTPSAVTAISVTAPAVTTPNTPADKNITVAPPIAPGGYTPLIIDTPNKPATPTTPTITVLTPVNITFQGTGFGQDTQVQFNGSQGIAAMNFATYTTGGIDISANETTVQWTGTMTANASVLPANSSYGFGSFNTFISDVLDHDVSVAGNYTMRSTATSKFPMFVSLNPYEVGKTSSADKTFNFQGTLTLHGVSSGSNGGILGFEHQLLAGGGSGTTAVANVNNGTTTSILKNSGTIDLNSGYNMIGIMIDTEYFSNSQNAFFNKRPQTRNDGLIKISSGAYKSVAIDFGYYLVQNAANLRGPNSDVYLGNIEISGQQSYGYRQKYYGSQYYDMVKFYGSNGVIKVMGSQNVGISIAEGMSSGDPIANANSIQIQVGGNKNVGFLRNNNTSTTNHTAMTLDSTRLGTTFDFLSTATQSTLIRSDIDEIILDKNLSVTAAGTQNSIMQAGGTGKVTLNTGRTITANMNQFYALTAGNFIGSTGASATNKGIINVGGTESIGMAIAAGNTGANSGNISYIGNKGTSIFNLGNFGITGGTISATGLESGVLFNKSGTVNVSAGTVNLNASSGATAIYSSGGTVSSSIGANLKISVDDTSNPVTKGLAIYAESGANVTLGAAKIEVKNGAAGVAAFGTGTSISLIGSELKYSGEGYAAYSDGNGTINLSNANLELAGKATGVELDLLSPKITLNNTTIKMMSNDATVANLKNATGLLSNSLKATVETNLGTGVTIVDGVSGLTTFDKYKIATVDGGDLTIDANMDKYSQNDATTGYFYSRRFLGQRLDLTVDTGVTVTSSTDTAYATSYFNNQVVGLEMNSSKAATSAADAQINLKTGSKVIADRTDAGAGAIGLYMNFGKVDIAAGAAVEVEKEANVVNESGVGVYAVNGSTVTNAGEISVAGKNAIGILGMTYREQLMGTPIADEFGSGGIFANQGKIEITNNQDIKLDGTGTIGIYAYNNSGGANTNSKVTNAGTIEVGESTSTNAAIGIYGDKSFIANNGNIKTGKEGIGIYGIKGSTISSLGTLTLGADGIGVMADGTSSITATSVTLAAGAGTDVNGKTGIFYKGIGSELQSINVAVDASAFDKGTAIFVEKMNLSSGGQIDVGKDGVGIFLKGNTSANTATNTGTINLTGTKTGAVGMYTKLGKIINTGTINVNNSTHIGMYAEGTGNTVANGNIINLNVNNSTGIFVKDGAKTELNIGNNINFISGVTNSLGVFADEATVEFKDNMSFINSNENKNIYVYGKDAAVEIDAGKTVTIDGMGTPATAGNKTVGIYLENAGTGSTFTSNTTGQLIVQKEAVGIYSKGNNTLNVNVTADGEKTTGVFIEDGSTITGTVTARGASGVGAVGVYGSRGAVTIGAVGLTLNTDTDKGTGMYLADGAYATGGKITVSNTAAVDNIGVYYSKGTASGTVTNGSEIELAGNKSIGIYAADGINLVNTKNITSTGLNNNIASYVGGSSTLTSNGNIIMTGTDNIGVYTGKGSGINNGTINLTGAAGTSSAGMVAKADAASDTASVENKNIITVGNNLGMYVAGAGTSSGKNTGTITATTGTGVYVDGGGNSFDGTGGSITSNAVGIYLKDTDANKITAGTLNISSGGVGVFGENAKIDFAVNVAGTGAVGVAAKNGSVISGNITTGQDSVGAYVLDNTVSFNGSVITTGTNSLNTSIGVLLANGIGTYTMNNVTVNAKNGVGIYLGTGANLTHNGTVTTENGIGIYVANGTTLTTGTTVLNVKNGGTGVYIDQGTANLGTTGSLTFNFSSGGGIGIYNNGGTMNIGSNISVTGSGSLAATKDGSLTSSGTLNIGTGAVGLLGEYGAATTTPKVITNTASGIINATGGGIGLAAIKSGAGPGAVVTITNAGTISASGKSIGDDPSIGIYTDTANVVNTGTINVGTNGIGIYAVFNGVGITVQNDDIKMNGSDGIGVYLKDGAGLASGNSITGTGSNNTGLVLENTAVPASVGTISLGGNSIGVMATGTATTGTINGNISVGAGNNSIGLVSANGANVTLGAGSTVTTGNNGIGVYVNGAASTAVINDVSKISVGTEGVYLYSNGGNLSFAGNLTVNDQIGIAANGGTVATLGATSITVTNGGIGAYIKGSVPALTGTAINLQSGTASKYSMGIYYDGVAGIGTAPVINQTGNYTIGMVLNGSSGTASGVSITGQNQVGIMAQNGSGITAGGIVSVSGDKNIGIYGENSNIIANSGISVGNSTYSADKSSSSIGIFMKGGIYTGSGNIAAGDNSIGIYGDQMAGGSITHLGVGNTMTLGDKAIGFYGTGTSGNMEASFTGASGTTGGNGTIAFYGKGIDMKVTSDISLGNDTAVGVVSHGTGDVIYNGAISVGAKSIGIYKVDGAGIMTTSAASWNIGKGGYGIYVNQSGALETVVNNNAGMVLDTSAVGIFSNGRNKIYNSGNITVGATDLGASGDHSKTDEHLNSVGMYLAGGSIAENTGTITVNHDHSVGVYVTGTGSYFTNKGTGVLNLDGGGVGILVKDGGIALNEGTITLGTNLAICGAETVGMAAFNGGAIINTGTINVNAGIGMLVEHGGTLNNIGVLNVTGGVGIQGAGTVINKGTINVSGSGTESNLGGASGTANIGAVKIESDGTITINDQYVAIGGTLNAAGAIVVNGAYVDATTGVPMFNASNVTGEVRLLSNFASTGNGISYLFQNFVNTAAGTISGSKLSTKTSPLFVAKITTDGHLAVAKRPYADLTIGEQFDAMDKGLDNILKNSGGSGRDAEILKGLNEYLDGLPSDQFERETSQKLSEFRGDIYATIQGRMQDINQAFDNSFYELESSYNLTKDSSKYSVIYTDGKYRDSTLGIDEYDYKVMGLLYMKEKEGAEYGSKYGYTIGFAGSKFDFDDGGSKEDVYSLRVGAHRVKNLSEEHKVSWLSRIELGYNRHIAKRKLNLHETFENKGEYNTYSVALDNRLTKVIYTDLSRQLDVYADLDLEYGKIDDFKESAGSKGGLEVQIKDNDYLSAQAGAGVKASQRIYAGNDISVKVTADVKYAYEFGDNYDGNKARLKNGEEGYYSLITPEEREGKLSGKVGLTIEKANHMGVTFEVEAADENHKKDSSIKYGVRFNYKF; translated from the coding sequence ATGAGAAAGAACGACATTGAAAAATCTTTAAAAAGATTTTTGAAAAGAAAGGTCAGTTATTCTCTTTCACTTTTGATAGCTTTCATGATAACAGGAGGGATATCTTTTAGTGCAGGAATAACAGCTGAGGAGATACAGGAAACTAAAAGCGATCTTTTAACTAAGATACAAACAGAACGAGAAGAAATAAAAAGAAAAATAGCAGAAAATGAAAGACTTATAAAAGAATATAATTCAGATTTTGTGAAACTTGTAAGAAAGGGAGATTTTTATTCAAAACCTCTATTCAACAGTACACAGGTATTTCTTTCATATCAATACTTAGATAATGGAAAAATGAAAGACAGAACAGATAAAGAATTTGCAGAAACAATAGATGCAATAAACAAACATTATGGAACAAAGAGCGGAAGGAGTCTGCTTAGATCTACAGGAAATATTGGGAAAGATAAAATAATGTCTGGAAATGGAGTAGCTGTTGATACTGAAAGTTTCAGTGAAACAATTAACTTGGGAGCAAATATAAAGCCATTAAATCCTGAATTACCAATAATAGAACCTAATATAAATGTAAGTGCTTCAACACCAACTGTAAGTCTGGGAACATTACCAGGAACAGTAATTCCAGGAGTAGTGGCTATCCCTACTGTAACAACTCCTACATTGGTACTGCCAGGAACACCAGCAACAGTAAGTGTAAATGTAAGTACACCAAGTGCAGTCACAGCAATATCAGTAACAGCACCAGCAGTAACAACACCAAATACACCAGCTGATAAAAATATTACAGTGGCGCCACCAATAGCACCCGGTGGTTATACACCTCTTATAATTGATACACCTAACAAGCCAGCTACTCCAACTACCCCAACAATTACAGTTTTAACACCTGTAAATATTACTTTCCAAGGAACTGGTTTTGGACAGGATACACAAGTACAGTTCAATGGAAGTCAGGGAATTGCAGCAATGAACTTTGCTACATATACAACTGGGGGAATAGATATTTCAGCAAATGAAACTACAGTACAATGGACTGGAACAATGACAGCCAATGCTTCTGTTCTTCCAGCTAATTCTTCTTATGGATTTGGGAGCTTTAATACTTTCATAAGTGATGTATTAGACCATGATGTATCTGTAGCTGGAAACTATACAATGAGATCAACAGCTACATCTAAATTTCCAATGTTTGTAAGTTTGAATCCTTATGAAGTAGGAAAAACTTCGAGTGCAGACAAGACATTTAATTTTCAAGGTACATTGACATTACATGGAGTTTCTTCTGGAAGTAATGGAGGAATATTAGGATTTGAGCATCAGTTGTTAGCAGGTGGAGGAAGTGGAACTACTGCTGTAGCAAATGTTAATAATGGAACAACAACTTCTATACTAAAGAACTCTGGTACAATTGATTTAAATAGTGGATATAATATGATAGGGATAATGATAGATACAGAATATTTTAGTAATAGCCAAAATGCTTTCTTTAACAAAAGACCACAAACAAGAAATGATGGGTTAATAAAGATAAGTAGTGGAGCTTATAAAAGTGTAGCGATAGATTTTGGTTATTACCTTGTACAAAATGCTGCTAATTTAAGAGGGCCTAATTCTGATGTATATCTTGGAAATATAGAAATATCTGGGCAGCAAAGTTATGGATATAGACAAAAATATTATGGAAGTCAATACTATGATATGGTTAAATTTTATGGCTCAAATGGAGTTATAAAGGTAATGGGAAGCCAGAATGTAGGAATATCTATTGCTGAAGGAATGTCTAGTGGAGACCCAATTGCTAATGCTAATAGTATACAGATACAAGTTGGTGGAAATAAAAATGTAGGATTTCTTAGAAATAATAATACATCTACTACAAACCATACTGCAATGACTTTGGATAGTACAAGGTTAGGAACAACATTTGATTTTCTTTCTACAGCAACTCAAAGTACACTTATTAGAAGTGATATAGATGAGATTATTTTAGATAAAAATCTTTCTGTAACAGCTGCTGGAACACAAAATAGTATCATGCAGGCTGGGGGAACAGGTAAAGTTACTTTGAATACAGGGAGAACTATTACTGCAAATATGAATCAATTTTATGCTTTGACAGCAGGAAATTTTATAGGTTCAACAGGAGCTTCTGCTACAAATAAAGGAATAATAAATGTAGGAGGAACAGAAAGTATTGGCATGGCTATAGCAGCTGGAAATACAGGAGCCAATAGTGGAAATATAAGTTATATAGGAAATAAAGGAACATCTATATTTAATTTGGGAAATTTTGGGATAACAGGTGGAACAATAAGTGCTACTGGTCTTGAAAGCGGAGTACTTTTCAATAAAAGTGGAACTGTGAATGTTTCGGCAGGAACAGTAAATTTAAATGCTTCAAGTGGAGCAACTGCAATATATAGTTCTGGAGGAACTGTATCTTCATCAATAGGGGCAAATTTAAAAATTTCTGTAGATGATACATCAAATCCAGTGACAAAAGGATTGGCTATATATGCAGAGAGTGGAGCAAATGTAACTCTTGGAGCTGCTAAAATAGAAGTAAAAAATGGAGCAGCAGGAGTAGCAGCATTTGGTACAGGAACAAGTATCAGCCTGATAGGTTCAGAGCTAAAATATTCAGGAGAGGGATATGCAGCATATTCTGATGGAAATGGAACTATCAACTTGAGTAATGCTAATTTAGAACTTGCAGGAAAAGCAACAGGAGTAGAGCTTGATCTGCTTTCTCCAAAGATAACTTTAAATAATACAACTATTAAAATGATGTCAAATGATGCTACAGTAGCAAATCTAAAAAATGCTACTGGTCTTCTTTCTAATAGTTTAAAGGCTACAGTTGAAACAAATTTAGGAACAGGAGTAACAATAGTAGATGGGGTTTCTGGATTAACTACATTTGATAAATATAAGATAGCAACAGTAGATGGTGGAGATTTGACTATTGATGCTAATATGGATAAGTATAGTCAAAATGATGCTACTACTGGATATTTCTATTCTAGAAGATTTCTAGGACAAAGACTTGATTTGACAGTTGATACAGGAGTTACAGTAACAAGTTCAACTGATACAGCATATGCTACTTCATACTTTAACAATCAAGTAGTAGGACTTGAAATGAACTCAAGTAAAGCAGCAACAAGTGCAGCAGATGCACAAATAAATCTAAAAACAGGTTCTAAAGTCATAGCTGACAGAACAGATGCAGGTGCTGGAGCAATAGGACTATACATGAACTTTGGTAAAGTGGATATTGCAGCAGGCGCAGCAGTAGAGGTAGAAAAAGAAGCAAATGTTGTAAATGAAAGTGGAGTAGGAGTTTATGCAGTAAATGGAAGCACTGTAACAAATGCTGGAGAGATCAGTGTAGCAGGAAAAAATGCCATAGGAATATTAGGAATGACATATAGAGAACAGCTTATGGGAACTCCTATTGCAGATGAGTTTGGAAGTGGTGGAATTTTTGCAAATCAAGGAAAAATAGAGATTACTAATAATCAGGATATTAAACTTGATGGAACAGGAACTATAGGTATTTATGCATATAATAACAGTGGAGGAGCAAATACAAATTCCAAAGTAACAAATGCTGGAACAATAGAGGTAGGAGAATCTACATCTACAAATGCAGCTATAGGAATCTATGGAGATAAATCCTTTATTGCCAATAATGGAAATATTAAAACAGGAAAAGAAGGAATTGGAATATATGGAATTAAAGGTTCAACTATCAGCAGTCTTGGAACTCTTACATTAGGAGCAGATGGAATTGGAGTAATGGCTGATGGAACATCAAGTATCACAGCTACATCAGTTACTCTTGCAGCAGGAGCAGGAACAGATGTGAATGGTAAAACTGGTATATTTTACAAGGGAATAGGTTCAGAGTTACAAAGCATAAATGTAGCTGTAGATGCTTCAGCTTTTGATAAAGGAACAGCTATATTTGTAGAAAAGATGAACCTGTCATCTGGAGGACAGATAGATGTAGGAAAAGATGGAGTAGGTATCTTCCTGAAAGGGAATACAAGCGCTAATACAGCAACTAACACAGGAACTATTAATCTGACAGGAACAAAAACTGGCGCTGTAGGTATGTATACAAAGTTAGGGAAAATAATTAATACAGGAACTATCAATGTAAATAATTCTACTCATATAGGAATGTACGCTGAAGGAACTGGCAACACAGTTGCCAATGGAAATATAATAAATCTTAATGTGAATAACTCTACAGGTATCTTTGTTAAAGATGGTGCAAAGACAGAGCTAAACATTGGAAATAATATTAATTTCATATCAGGAGTAACAAATAGTCTGGGAGTATTTGCAGATGAAGCTACTGTTGAATTTAAAGATAATATGTCATTTATAAATAGCAATGAAAATAAGAACATCTATGTTTATGGGAAAGATGCAGCAGTTGAAATAGATGCAGGTAAAACTGTAACAATAGATGGAATGGGAACTCCAGCAACAGCAGGAAATAAAACTGTAGGAATTTATCTTGAAAATGCTGGTACAGGAAGTACATTTACAAGCAATACAACAGGACAGCTTATTGTCCAGAAAGAAGCAGTAGGTATCTATTCAAAAGGAAATAATACTTTAAATGTAAATGTAACAGCTGATGGAGAAAAAACTACAGGAGTATTTATTGAGGATGGATCAACTATAACAGGAACTGTAACTGCCAGAGGCGCATCAGGAGTAGGAGCAGTAGGAGTATATGGAAGTAGAGGAGCTGTAACAATAGGTGCTGTAGGACTAACTCTTAATACAGATACAGATAAAGGAACAGGAATGTATCTTGCTGATGGCGCTTATGCAACTGGAGGTAAAATCACTGTAAGTAATACAGCTGCAGTTGATAATATAGGAGTATACTACAGTAAAGGAACAGCTTCAGGAACTGTAACAAATGGATCTGAAATTGAGCTTGCAGGAAATAAAAGTATAGGAATATATGCAGCAGATGGGATAAATCTTGTAAATACTAAAAATATAACATCTACAGGATTAAATAATAATATAGCTTCATATGTAGGAGGAAGCTCAACACTGACTTCAAATGGAAATATAATTATGACAGGAACAGACAACATAGGTGTATATACAGGAAAAGGAAGTGGAATAAATAATGGAACTATTAACTTAACTGGAGCAGCAGGAACATCCTCAGCAGGAATGGTAGCTAAAGCTGATGCAGCATCAGATACAGCTTCAGTAGAAAATAAGAATATAATAACTGTAGGAAATAATCTTGGAATGTATGTAGCAGGTGCTGGAACAAGTTCAGGAAAGAATACAGGAACAATAACAGCAACAACAGGAACAGGAGTATATGTAGATGGTGGAGGAAACAGCTTTGATGGAACTGGAGGAAGTATCACATCAAATGCAGTAGGAATCTATTTAAAAGATACAGATGCTAATAAAATAACTGCTGGTACTTTGAATATAAGTTCAGGAGGAGTAGGAGTATTTGGTGAGAATGCTAAGATAGATTTTGCAGTAAATGTAGCAGGAACAGGAGCAGTAGGAGTTGCAGCTAAAAATGGTTCGGTAATATCAGGAAATATAACAACTGGACAGGATTCTGTTGGAGCATATGTACTGGATAATACAGTTTCATTTAATGGATCTGTAATTACAACTGGTACTAACTCATTAAATACATCAATAGGAGTACTTCTGGCAAATGGAATAGGAACATATACTATGAACAATGTAACTGTAAATGCTAAAAATGGAGTAGGAATCTATCTGGGAACAGGAGCTAATCTTACACACAATGGTACAGTTACTACTGAAAATGGAATAGGTATCTATGTAGCAAATGGAACTACTCTTACAACAGGGACAACTGTTTTGAATGTAAAAAATGGTGGAACAGGTGTATATATAGATCAGGGAACAGCTAATCTTGGAACAACAGGAAGCCTTACATTTAACTTCTCATCAGGAGGAGGAATAGGAATATACAATAATGGTGGAACAATGAATATTGGAAGCAATATCAGTGTTACAGGATCAGGTTCTCTTGCAGCTACAAAAGATGGAAGCCTTACATCAAGTGGAACATTAAATATTGGAACAGGAGCAGTAGGACTTTTAGGAGAATATGGAGCAGCTACAACTACTCCTAAAGTAATAACAAATACAGCTTCAGGAATTATCAATGCTACTGGTGGAGGAATAGGACTTGCAGCTATAAAATCAGGAGCAGGGCCAGGAGCTGTAGTGACAATAACAAATGCAGGAACTATCAGCGCATCTGGAAAATCTATTGGAGATGACCCATCAATAGGAATATATACAGATACAGCAAATGTAGTAAATACTGGAACTATTAATGTAGGAACAAATGGAATAGGAATATATGCAGTATTTAATGGAGTAGGTATTACAGTTCAAAATGATGATATAAAGATGAATGGAAGTGATGGAATAGGAGTTTATCTGAAAGATGGAGCAGGTCTTGCATCAGGAAACAGCATTACAGGAACAGGTTCAAATAATACAGGACTTGTACTTGAAAATACAGCTGTACCAGCTTCAGTAGGAACTATCTCACTTGGAGGAAACAGTATTGGAGTAATGGCTACAGGAACAGCTACAACAGGAACAATCAATGGAAATATATCAGTAGGCGCTGGAAATAACTCAATAGGTCTTGTATCAGCAAATGGAGCTAATGTAACACTTGGCGCAGGGTCTACAGTTACAACAGGAAATAATGGAATTGGAGTATATGTAAATGGTGCAGCATCAACAGCTGTAATAAATGATGTTTCCAAAATAAGTGTAGGGACTGAAGGAGTTTATCTTTATTCAAATGGTGGAAATTTATCATTTGCTGGAAATCTTACTGTAAATGATCAAATAGGAATAGCTGCCAATGGTGGAACTGTAGCAACACTTGGAGCGACATCAATTACAGTAACAAATGGTGGAATAGGAGCATATATCAAAGGTTCTGTACCAGCACTGACAGGAACTGCTATTAATCTGCAAAGTGGAACAGCTTCAAAATATTCAATGGGTATCTATTATGATGGTGTAGCTGGAATAGGAACAGCTCCAGTTATTAATCAGACAGGAAATTATACAATAGGAATGGTATTGAATGGTTCATCAGGTACAGCCAGTGGAGTAAGTATTACAGGACAAAATCAAGTAGGAATTATGGCACAGAATGGGTCTGGAATTACTGCTGGTGGAATAGTGTCAGTATCAGGAGATAAAAACATAGGGATTTATGGAGAAAATAGTAATATCATAGCAAATTCAGGAATTTCTGTAGGAAATTCTACATATTCAGCTGATAAGAGCAGCTCATCTATAGGAATCTTTATGAAAGGCGGTATATATACAGGAAGTGGAAATATTGCTGCAGGAGATAACAGTATAGGGATCTATGGAGATCAGATGGCAGGAGGAAGTATAACTCATCTGGGAGTAGGAAATACTATGACTCTTGGAGATAAAGCTATTGGTTTCTATGGAACAGGAACATCTGGAAATATGGAAGCATCATTTACAGGTGCATCAGGAACAACTGGAGGAAACGGGACAATTGCTTTTTATGGCAAAGGGATTGATATGAAAGTTACTTCAGATATATCTCTTGGAAATGATACAGCAGTAGGAGTTGTAAGTCATGGAACTGGAGATGTAATATATAATGGAGCTATAAGTGTAGGAGCTAAGTCTATTGGTATTTATAAAGTTGATGGAGCAGGAATAATGACAACATCAGCAGCCAGTTGGAATATAGGAAAAGGTGGATATGGTATTTATGTAAACCAGTCAGGAGCATTGGAAACAGTAGTAAATAATAATGCTGGTATGGTGCTTGATACATCAGCAGTTGGAATTTTCTCTAATGGAAGGAATAAAATATATAATTCTGGAAATATAACAGTAGGAGCTACTGATTTAGGAGCATCAGGAGATCATAGTAAAACTGATGAGCATTTAAACTCTGTTGGAATGTATCTGGCAGGAGGAAGCATTGCTGAAAATACAGGAACAATCACTGTTAATCATGATCACTCAGTAGGGGTTTATGTAACAGGTACAGGAAGCTACTTTACAAATAAAGGTACTGGAGTATTGAACCTTGATGGCGGCGGAGTAGGAATACTTGTAAAAGATGGAGGAATAGCATTAAATGAAGGAACTATTACTCTTGGAACTAATCTGGCAATATGTGGAGCAGAAACTGTAGGAATGGCAGCGTTTAATGGAGGGGCAATTATTAATACAGGGACTATCAATGTAAATGCTGGAATTGGAATGCTGGTGGAACATGGAGGGACTCTTAACAATATAGGAGTACTTAATGTAACTGGTGGAGTAGGAATACAAGGAGCAGGAACAGTTATCAATAAAGGAACTATCAATGTATCAGGAAGTGGAACGGAATCAAATCTTGGCGGAGCATCTGGAACAGCTAATATTGGAGCCGTAAAAATAGAATCTGATGGAACTATTACAATTAATGATCAGTATGTAGCTATTGGAGGAACATTGAATGCAGCAGGAGCTATTGTTGTAAATGGAGCATATGTAGATGCAACAACAGGAGTACCTATGTTCAATGCTTCAAATGTAACTGGAGAAGTAAGGCTGCTGTCTAACTTTGCATCTACAGGAAATGGAATTTCATATCTATTCCAAAACTTTGTAAATACAGCAGCAGGAACTATATCAGGTTCAAAACTATCTACAAAGACATCGCCATTATTTGTAGCGAAGATAACAACAGATGGACATTTAGCAGTGGCAAAAAGACCATATGCTGATCTGACAATAGGAGAACAGTTTGATGCTATGGATAAGGGACTTGACAATATACTTAAAAATAGTGGTGGAAGTGGAAGAGATGCTGAAATACTAAAAGGTTTAAATGAATATTTAGATGGATTACCATCAGATCAATTTGAAAGAGAAACATCACAAAAACTTTCAGAGTTCAGAGGGGATATTTATGCAACTATTCAAGGCAGAATGCAGGATATCAATCAGGCTTTTGATAACTCTTTCTATGAACTTGAATCTTCATATAATCTGACTAAAGACAGCAGTAAATACAGTGTGATCTATACTGATGGAAAATATAGAGATTCTACATTAGGAATAGATGAATATGATTACAAGGTAATGGGACTTCTATATATGAAAGAAAAAGAAGGAGCAGAGTATGGAAGCAAATATGGATATACAATAGGATTTGCAGGATCAAAGTTTGACTTTGATGATGGTGGATCAAAAGAGGATGTATATTCACTAAGAGTAGGAGCACACAGAGTTAAAAATCTAAGTGAGGAACATAAAGTATCATGGCTGTCAAGAATAGAGCTTGGATACAATAGACATATTGCTAAGAGAAAACTTAACCTTCATGAAACATTTGAAAATAAGGGAGAGTATAATACATACTCTGTAGCACTTGATAACAGACTTACAAAAGTTATCTATACAGACTTGTCTAGACAGTTGGATGTATATGCTGATTTAGATTTGGAATATGGAAAAATAGATGACTTTAAAGAAAGCGCAGGAAGCAAAGGCGGACTTGAAGTACAGATTAAAGATAATGACTACTTAAGCGCACAGGCTGGAGCAGGAGTGAAAGCATCACAAAGAATCTATGCAGGAAATGACATCTCAGTAAAAGTAACAGCAGATGTGAAATATGCATATGAATTTGGAGATAACTATGATGGAAACAAAGCAAGACTTAAAAATGGAGAAGAAGGATATTACAGTCTGATAACTCCAGAAGAAAGAGAAGGAAAACTGAGTGGAAAAGTTGGACTTACAATAGAAAAGGCTAACCACATGGGAGTAACATTTGAAGTGGAGGCAGCAGATGAAAATCATAAAAAAGATTCATCAATTAAGTATGGTGTAAGATTTAATTACAAATTCTAA